In Desulfovibrio oxyclinae DSM 11498, a single genomic region encodes these proteins:
- a CDS encoding SLC13 family permease produces the protein MSAQAGDSGNGRKVGFFLGPIVFILMLLIPAPEGMKIEAWRVAAVTALMAIWWITEAIPIPATSLLPIALFPLLGVMKSNAATAPYANHLIYLFMGGFFLAVTMERWNLHRRVAIHTIRTVGTSPGRMILGFMIATGFLSMWVSNTATTMMMVPIGLAVVQQATGFDSKDIRACASNAGPESNFGKCLMLGIAYAASMGGVATIIGTPPNTVMVGMVEKMFGVQIGFGQWMLFGVPLAVIMVALSWILLTKMLFPMGNMELAGGKQIIEEELRKLGPMAPEEKKIVIVGCFVAAFWLSRGFLKKMPFVLDMMPNFGYIHDATIGILGALVLFAIPSNFKKGEFLLDWKTAVKIPWDVILLFGGGLAIANGFAKTGLANYIAAQLGGLEGASILVFVATVVLITIFLTEITSNTATATLLVPIMGSAAIAMSIHPFATIVGACVAASFAFMLPVATPPNAVVFGSGCISIKQMAKTGIWLNILGTILITAFVVYILPAVWGVDLSTLPEWAPTP, from the coding sequence ATGAGCGCACAAGCAGGAGACAGCGGAAACGGCCGAAAAGTCGGCTTTTTCCTCGGTCCCATCGTTTTCATCCTGATGCTTCTCATCCCGGCCCCCGAAGGAATGAAAATCGAAGCATGGCGAGTGGCAGCCGTCACCGCCCTTATGGCTATCTGGTGGATCACCGAAGCCATTCCCATTCCCGCAACGTCATTGCTGCCCATCGCCCTTTTCCCGCTTCTCGGCGTAATGAAATCCAACGCGGCCACCGCGCCGTATGCGAACCATCTCATCTACCTCTTCATGGGCGGCTTCTTCCTTGCCGTGACCATGGAACGCTGGAACCTGCACAGGCGTGTGGCCATCCACACCATCCGCACGGTGGGGACAAGCCCCGGCAGGATGATCCTCGGATTCATGATCGCCACGGGCTTTCTGTCCATGTGGGTCTCCAACACGGCAACGACCATGATGATGGTCCCCATCGGCCTCGCCGTGGTGCAGCAGGCCACCGGATTCGATTCCAAGGACATCCGTGCCTGCGCCAGCAACGCAGGCCCCGAATCCAACTTCGGTAAATGTCTGATGCTCGGCATCGCCTACGCGGCCTCCATGGGCGGCGTGGCCACCATCATCGGCACGCCGCCGAATACTGTCATGGTCGGCATGGTCGAAAAAATGTTCGGCGTACAGATCGGCTTCGGCCAGTGGATGCTCTTCGGCGTCCCCCTTGCGGTGATCATGGTCGCCCTGTCCTGGATTCTGCTTACCAAGATGCTCTTCCCCATGGGCAACATGGAACTGGCCGGCGGCAAACAGATCATTGAGGAAGAGCTGCGCAAGCTCGGCCCCATGGCTCCCGAGGAAAAGAAAATCGTCATCGTGGGGTGTTTCGTGGCGGCCTTCTGGCTCTCTCGCGGCTTCCTGAAGAAGATGCCCTTCGTACTCGATATGATGCCCAACTTTGGCTACATCCATGACGCGACCATCGGTATTCTCGGCGCCCTGGTGCTCTTCGCCATCCCCTCCAACTTCAAGAAGGGCGAATTCCTTCTCGACTGGAAAACCGCGGTCAAGATTCCCTGGGACGTCATTCTGCTCTTCGGCGGCGGTCTTGCCATCGCCAACGGCTTCGCAAAGACCGGACTGGCTAACTACATTGCCGCGCAGCTCGGCGGACTCGAAGGCGCGAGCATCCTCGTCTTCGTGGCCACGGTGGTACTGATCACCATCTTCCTGACAGAGATCACCTCCAACACCGCCACCGCCACCTTGCTGGTTCCCATCATGGGTAGCGCAGCCATTGCAATGAGCATTCATCCGTTCGCGACCATCGTCGGCGCATGTGTGGCGGCATCCTTCGCCTTCATGCTCCCGGTGGCGACGCCGCCAAACGCGGTCGTCTTCGGCAGTGGGTGCATATCCATCAAGCAAATGGCCAAAACAGGCATATGGCTCAACATCCTCGGCACGATCCTGATCACGGCCTTCGTGGTCTACATCCTGCCCGCCGTATGGGGTGTTGACCTTTCCACCCTGCCTGAATGGGCACCCACCCCGTAA
- a CDS encoding malic enzyme-like NAD(P)-binding protein — protein sequence MALFTKQEALDYHSMGRKGKVEVVPVKPCVTQKHLSMAYSPGVAEACKEIAADPEKSFEYTARGNLVAVVSNGTAVLGLGNIGAAAGKPVMEGKGVLFKVFADVDVYDINLAVTDPDQLIEIVKAMEPTFGGINLEDIKAPECFYIEERLKKEMNIPVFHDDQHGTAIVTAAGMMNALEISGKKPEDLRVVVSGAGASAIACTNLYKSMGVPPENIAMFDSRGHINKSRKDLSETKQAYATDKEFGSLAEAMQGADCFLGLSVAGMVSKDMVKSMADNPIIFACANPDPEITYTDAKEARPDAIMGTGRSDFPNQVNNVLGFPFIFRGALDVGATAINEEMKLAAAKALADLAKQPAPEYVCKAFGVDSLEFGIDYIIPKALDLRLIEYVSVAVAKAAMETGVARRSIDPEAYASELRHRIADSTARVSSYVESYNLGI from the coding sequence ATGGCACTGTTCACCAAACAGGAAGCGCTCGACTATCATTCCATGGGTCGGAAAGGAAAGGTCGAAGTCGTTCCGGTCAAGCCGTGCGTGACCCAGAAGCACCTTTCCATGGCCTACAGCCCCGGCGTGGCCGAAGCCTGCAAAGAGATCGCGGCCGATCCAGAAAAATCCTTCGAGTACACCGCGCGAGGCAACCTCGTGGCAGTGGTCTCGAATGGAACGGCCGTGCTCGGTCTCGGCAATATCGGCGCTGCCGCCGGAAAGCCGGTCATGGAAGGCAAGGGCGTACTGTTCAAGGTCTTCGCGGACGTGGACGTGTACGACATCAACCTCGCCGTCACCGACCCGGATCAGCTCATCGAGATCGTCAAGGCCATGGAGCCGACCTTTGGCGGCATCAACCTTGAAGACATCAAGGCACCGGAATGCTTCTACATTGAGGAAAGACTCAAGAAGGAAATGAACATCCCGGTATTCCACGACGATCAACACGGCACCGCCATCGTCACGGCTGCGGGCATGATGAACGCGTTGGAGATATCCGGCAAGAAGCCCGAGGATCTGCGCGTGGTCGTCTCCGGAGCCGGGGCATCCGCAATCGCCTGCACCAACCTTTATAAAAGCATGGGCGTGCCCCCCGAGAACATCGCCATGTTCGACTCGCGCGGTCACATCAACAAGAGCCGCAAGGACCTGAGCGAAACCAAGCAGGCCTACGCCACCGACAAGGAATTCGGCTCGCTGGCCGAAGCCATGCAGGGCGCGGACTGCTTCCTCGGTCTCTCGGTGGCGGGCATGGTTTCCAAGGACATGGTCAAATCCATGGCCGACAACCCGATCATCTTCGCCTGCGCCAACCCTGACCCGGAAATCACCTACACCGACGCCAAGGAAGCACGCCCGGATGCCATCATGGGCACGGGACGCTCGGATTTCCCCAATCAGGTCAACAACGTGCTGGGCTTCCCCTTCATCTTCCGCGGCGCGCTGGACGTAGGCGCTACGGCCATCAACGAAGAAATGAAGCTTGCCGCGGCAAAGGCGCTGGCGGATCTCGCCAAGCAGCCCGCCCCGGAATACGTGTGCAAGGCCTTCGGGGTGGACAGCCTCGAATTCGGCATCGACTACATCATCCCCAAAGCGCTTGATCTGCGTCTGATCGAATACGTTTCCGTGGCGGTCGCCAAAGCCGCGATGGAAACGGGCGTGGCGCGCAGGAGCATTGACCCGGAAGCCTACGCCAGCGAACTGCGCCACCGCATCGCCGATTCCACGGCGCGCGTGAGCAGTTACGTGGAGTCGTACAATCTGGGCATATGA
- a CDS encoding Fe-S-containing hydro-lyase, with translation MAEYKLTTPLTDADITPLKAGDVVFLTGTIYSARDAAHKKLVELLDKGEDLPFDLQGAAIYYVGPSPAPPGRPIGAAGPTTSYRMDSYAPRLHRLGLKATIGKGKRNDETQKALQDHTAVYFGATGGAGALLSNSIKASEVIAFEELGPEAIRKMTVEDFPLLVINDSHGQELYAVPDRKAAGIE, from the coding sequence ATGGCGGAATACAAGCTTACCACCCCGCTGACCGATGCAGACATCACCCCGCTCAAGGCCGGGGACGTGGTCTTCCTGACCGGCACCATCTACTCCGCCCGCGATGCGGCCCACAAGAAACTCGTGGAGCTGCTGGACAAGGGCGAAGACCTGCCCTTCGATCTTCAGGGCGCGGCGATCTATTACGTCGGCCCGAGCCCGGCCCCGCCGGGCCGCCCCATCGGCGCCGCCGGCCCCACCACAAGTTACCGCATGGACTCGTATGCGCCCCGCCTTCACCGGCTCGGTCTCAAAGCCACCATCGGCAAGGGCAAGCGCAATGACGAAACCCAAAAAGCCCTGCAGGACCATACCGCCGTCTACTTCGGAGCCACCGGCGGTGCGGGCGCCCTGCTCTCCAATTCCATCAAGGCGTCCGAAGTCATCGCCTTCGAGGAGCTGGGACCCGAGGCGATCCGCAAGATGACCGTGGAGGACTTCCCTCTGCTGGTCATCAACGATTCCCATGGACAGGAACTGTACGCCGTGCCCGACCGAAAGGCCGCAGGCATCGAATAA
- a CDS encoding fumarate hydratase, producing MRIIHTNDIVDAVARMCVKANTELPDDVRNKLSQAMEEETSPSAREVLRQLLENADLAAETKLPLCQDTGLAVFFVEVGDEARVEGGNLRDAINEGARKGYQEGYLRKSACDPFTRANTGDGTPAIIHFDFVPGDKLRIVFMAKGGGSENMSRVTMLAPAQGWEGIKKYVIERVAEAGPNPCPPTVLGIGIGGTFDHAAKIAKKSLMRRLDDTHPDPEIAAKEKELEEAVNRLGIGPMGLGGKTTVLSVKMTVEPCHLASLPLAVNVQCHSQRHEEVVL from the coding sequence ATGCGTATCATTCATACCAACGACATAGTGGACGCCGTCGCGAGGATGTGCGTCAAGGCCAATACGGAGCTTCCGGACGACGTCCGCAACAAGCTCTCGCAGGCCATGGAAGAGGAAACGAGCCCCTCGGCCAGGGAAGTGCTTCGCCAGCTTCTGGAGAACGCCGACCTTGCCGCCGAGACCAAGCTGCCCCTGTGTCAGGATACCGGGCTCGCCGTCTTCTTCGTGGAAGTCGGCGACGAGGCCCGCGTGGAAGGCGGCAACCTGCGCGACGCCATCAACGAGGGTGCACGCAAGGGATATCAGGAAGGCTACCTGCGCAAATCCGCATGCGATCCCTTCACCCGCGCCAACACCGGGGACGGCACTCCGGCAATCATCCACTTCGATTTCGTTCCCGGTGACAAGCTGAGGATCGTGTTCATGGCCAAGGGTGGCGGCAGTGAAAACATGAGCCGCGTGACCATGCTGGCTCCGGCACAGGGCTGGGAAGGTATCAAGAAATACGTGATCGAACGCGTGGCCGAGGCCGGTCCGAACCCCTGCCCGCCAACGGTACTGGGCATCGGCATAGGCGGTACCTTCGACCATGCGGCGAAGATCGCCAAGAAATCACTGATGCGCCGACTCGACGACACCCACCCCGATCCAGAGATTGCGGCCAAGGAAAAGGAACTGGAAGAAGCCGTGAACAGGCTGGGCATCGGCCCCATGGGGCTTGGCGGAAAAACCACGGTGCTGAGCGTCAAGATGACCGTGGAGCCCTGCCATCTGGCGAGCCTGCCGCTGGCCGTCAATGTCCAGTGCCACTCCCAGCGGCACGAGGAGGTCGTTCTGTAA
- a CDS encoding fumarate reductase iron-sulfur subunit, with protein MGRQLEFEIFRFNPQKQGDVPRMQTYVLEETTNMTLFIALNRLREEQDPSLVFDFCCRAGICGACAMVINGRPGLACQTKTKDQPGKITLHPLPVFKLVGDLAVDTGVWFREMYDKTESWVHTSRTFDPAAQEERMDNAVAEQIYELERCIECGCCVSACGTARLREDFMGAAALNRIARFVVDPRDQRTDSDYFEIIGNDNGIFGCMGLLACEDVCPKGLPLQNQLGFLRRKMGITAIKEIFRK; from the coding sequence ATGGGTAGACAACTCGAATTCGAAATATTCCGATTCAATCCGCAGAAACAGGGCGACGTGCCGCGCATGCAGACGTACGTCCTTGAAGAGACCACCAACATGACCCTGTTCATCGCCCTGAACAGGCTGCGCGAAGAGCAGGACCCGAGCCTCGTCTTCGACTTCTGCTGCCGCGCCGGAATCTGCGGGGCGTGCGCCATGGTCATCAACGGCCGCCCCGGGCTGGCCTGCCAGACCAAAACCAAGGATCAGCCCGGCAAGATCACCCTGCATCCGCTTCCGGTGTTCAAGCTCGTGGGAGATCTGGCCGTGGACACCGGCGTATGGTTCCGGGAGATGTACGACAAGACCGAGTCGTGGGTTCACACGAGCCGAACCTTCGACCCCGCCGCTCAGGAAGAGCGCATGGATAATGCCGTGGCGGAACAGATTTATGAACTGGAACGCTGCATCGAATGCGGCTGTTGCGTGTCCGCTTGCGGAACCGCCCGTCTGCGCGAGGATTTCATGGGCGCCGCCGCCCTGAACCGCATCGCACGCTTCGTGGTGGACCCGCGTGACCAGCGCACCGACAGCGACTACTTCGAGATCATCGGCAACGACAACGGCATTTTCGGCTGCATGGGCCTGCTGGCCTGCGAAGACGTATGCCCCAAGGGGCTGCCGCTTCAGAACCAACTGGGCTTCCTGCGCCGCAAGATGGGCATCACCGCAATCAAGGAAATATTCAGGAAGTGA
- a CDS encoding fumarate reductase flavoprotein subunit codes for MQTHYSDLLVIGAGLAGERVACEAAQNGFKATCLSIVPARRSHSSAAQGGMQAALGNCAKGDGDCPDVHFIDTVKGSDWGCDQEVARLFADTAPIEMRRLAHWGVPWNRVVPGKSTFFKGGEKFEKYEKDENEGLITARSFGGTAKWRTCYTSDGTGHAVMCTMDNRCAELGIDVFDKKEAVSLIHDGETCTGAVVRCLRTGELEVFLAKATAICTGGFGRIYKATTNAVICDGGGHIIAHDTGVVPIGNPEAIQFHPTGIVPTDILVTEGCRGDGGTLLDVNEERFMNIYEPDKAELASRDVVSRWMTHHMRQGKGVKSPYGEHLWLDIRHLGNEHISTKLREVDEICHHFLGVDPRHELIPVRPTQHYTMAGIRTDKDGSAYGLKGLFSAGEAACWDMHGFNRLGGNSLAETVVAGGIIGAKIVEFLKGYETTFNTQTINQAVIKQRERIENLIRGKNGRLNVYEVRNEMQEALMKGCFVFRNQQGLEECVETLQGTLDKAKRVGLVSDGTGPNYELAAALKIKGQVRLALCIAQAALQRTESRGSHNREDYPERNDKDWLNRTLAYWPENADMPELSYEDTTAKFEIPPGDRGYGGGTIIPADEGYVRDRTVESPVNELGTKK; via the coding sequence ATGCAAACGCACTACTCAGATCTGCTGGTCATCGGCGCCGGACTCGCCGGGGAACGCGTCGCCTGCGAAGCGGCACAGAACGGCTTCAAGGCAACTTGCCTCTCCATCGTCCCGGCCCGCCGCTCCCATTCCTCTGCGGCACAGGGCGGCATGCAGGCCGCACTCGGCAACTGCGCCAAGGGCGACGGCGACTGCCCAGACGTTCACTTCATCGACACGGTCAAAGGCTCCGACTGGGGCTGCGATCAGGAAGTGGCGCGGCTCTTCGCCGACACCGCACCCATCGAAATGCGCCGCCTCGCCCACTGGGGCGTGCCGTGGAACCGGGTTGTTCCGGGCAAATCAACCTTCTTCAAGGGCGGCGAGAAATTCGAGAAATACGAAAAGGATGAAAACGAAGGATTGATCACTGCGCGCTCCTTCGGCGGTACCGCCAAATGGCGCACCTGTTATACCTCGGACGGCACCGGCCATGCGGTCATGTGCACCATGGACAACCGCTGCGCCGAACTGGGCATCGACGTCTTCGACAAGAAGGAAGCCGTCTCGCTGATTCATGACGGCGAGACCTGCACCGGTGCCGTGGTCCGCTGTCTTCGCACCGGCGAATTGGAAGTTTTCCTTGCCAAGGCCACCGCCATCTGCACCGGCGGTTTCGGACGTATCTACAAGGCCACCACCAACGCGGTCATCTGCGACGGCGGTGGGCACATCATCGCCCACGACACCGGCGTGGTACCCATTGGCAACCCCGAGGCCATCCAGTTCCACCCCACCGGTATCGTCCCCACCGACATCCTCGTGACCGAGGGCTGTCGCGGCGACGGCGGAACGCTTCTCGACGTAAACGAAGAGCGATTCATGAACATCTACGAGCCGGACAAGGCCGAGCTGGCCTCCCGTGACGTGGTCTCGCGATGGATGACCCATCACATGCGGCAGGGCAAGGGCGTGAAAAGCCCCTACGGCGAACACCTCTGGCTCGACATCCGGCATCTGGGCAACGAGCACATTTCCACCAAGCTGCGCGAAGTGGACGAGATATGCCATCACTTCCTCGGCGTAGACCCAAGGCACGAGCTCATCCCGGTGCGCCCCACGCAGCACTACACCATGGCCGGCATCCGCACGGACAAGGACGGCTCGGCATATGGCCTCAAGGGTCTGTTCTCCGCAGGCGAGGCAGCCTGCTGGGACATGCACGGCTTCAACCGCCTCGGCGGAAACTCGCTGGCCGAGACCGTTGTCGCGGGTGGCATCATCGGTGCCAAGATCGTCGAATTCCTCAAAGGCTACGAAACCACCTTCAATACCCAGACCATCAATCAGGCGGTCATCAAGCAGCGCGAGCGCATCGAAAACCTGATCCGCGGCAAGAACGGAAGACTCAACGTGTACGAAGTGCGCAACGAGATGCAGGAAGCGCTCATGAAAGGCTGCTTCGTCTTCCGGAATCAGCAGGGGCTTGAGGAATGCGTGGAAACGCTTCAGGGCACCCTCGACAAGGCCAAGCGAGTGGGACTGGTTTCCGACGGCACCGGGCCGAACTATGAACTCGCCGCCGCCCTCAAGATCAAGGGACAGGTCAGGCTGGCGCTGTGCATCGCCCAAGCCGCCCTGCAGCGTACCGAATCGCGCGGGTCACACAACCGCGAGGACTACCCGGAGCGCAACGACAAGGACTGGCTCAACCGCACGCTGGCCTACTGGCCCGAAAACGCGGACATGCCGGAGCTTTCCTACGAGGACACCACCGCCAAATTCGAAATTCCTCCGGGAGACCGGGGCTACGGCGGCGGAACCATCATTCCGGCCGACGAAGGGTACGTGCGCGACCGCACCGTGGAAAGCCCCGTGAACGAACTCGGCACGAAGAAGTAA
- a CDS encoding succinate dehydrogenase/fumarate reductase cytochrome b subunit — MMKANPTSAAGMSRRDAGLDWLQMLTGAGLILFMWCHMILVSSVVISPKIMNAIAHFFEATYMAQVGGPLIFLTFLLHFVLAARKIPFRAEGQGTIVRHARMLKHRDTWLWVVQAGTAMIILILGAIHMWVVLTDLPITAAKSAARIQQFWWFIFYMVLLPCVELHVSIGFYRIGVKWGFVKSEDRKGFKKFEKTLFTIFMVIGVITLIRFVTLG, encoded by the coding sequence ATGATGAAAGCCAATCCGACATCCGCCGCAGGCATGTCCCGTCGGGACGCAGGGCTCGACTGGCTACAGATGCTCACCGGCGCCGGGCTGATCCTCTTCATGTGGTGCCACATGATACTGGTCTCCTCGGTAGTCATCTCGCCCAAAATCATGAACGCCATCGCCCATTTCTTCGAAGCCACCTACATGGCCCAGGTGGGCGGGCCGCTGATCTTCCTGACCTTCCTGCTCCACTTCGTCCTCGCCGCCAGAAAGATTCCGTTCCGGGCCGAAGGACAGGGAACCATCGTCAGGCACGCCAGAATGCTCAAACACCGCGACACGTGGCTCTGGGTCGTTCAGGCCGGAACCGCCATGATCATCCTGATCCTCGGCGCCATCCACATGTGGGTGGTGCTCACCGACCTGCCCATCACCGCCGCCAAGTCGGCAGCGCGCATCCAGCAGTTCTGGTGGTTCATCTTCTACATGGTCCTTCTGCCCTGCGTGGAACTGCACGTGAGCATCGGCTTCTACCGCATCGGCGTGAAGTGGGGCTTCGTCAAATCCGAAGACCGCAAGGGATTCAAGAAATTCGAAAAGACGCTTTTCACCATCTTCATGGTCATCGGCGTCATCACCCTGATCCGTTTCGTAACGTTAGGCTAG
- a CDS encoding sigma-54-dependent transcriptional regulator — protein sequence MMQVILVDDEKSVRDSARQWLELSDFTVKDFEDAAEALGAIHPDYAGIILSDVKMPGMDGLQFQKEIAKIDPHIPVVLFTGHGDIAMAVEAIRGGAYDFVEKPFDPERIIETIKRALEKRRLILENRQLKKELEENEGLDSRLVGTCKPMRELKREITHLAPTIANVLVLGETGTGKEVVARSIHELSDRRKLPYLALNCATIPVNMAESELFGHKHGAFTGAQSRRIGKLEAVQGGTLFLDELGSMPMDVQGKLLRALECREITPLGSNTPRPVEFRLISAMNEDPRKAIEEGRLREDLYFRLNTMEITVPPLRERKEDIPLLFSFFLERAADTYGRPAESLPSESAAVMMSHEWPGNVRELKSLAERFVLSSLPPAERIPKLLSGTVVDCGDSSVSLKEQVNLFERHLIQKSLARHDGNIKCVMDELQIPRRTLNEKMAKYGLSRT from the coding sequence ATGATGCAGGTCATTCTCGTCGATGACGAAAAGTCCGTCAGGGACTCGGCCAGACAGTGGCTTGAGCTCTCCGACTTCACGGTAAAGGACTTCGAGGATGCCGCCGAAGCGCTCGGGGCCATTCATCCAGACTACGCGGGCATCATCCTTTCCGACGTCAAGATGCCGGGCATGGACGGGCTGCAATTTCAGAAGGAAATAGCCAAGATCGACCCGCACATCCCGGTCGTCCTCTTTACAGGACACGGCGACATCGCCATGGCCGTGGAGGCGATACGCGGCGGCGCGTACGACTTCGTCGAGAAGCCCTTCGATCCGGAACGCATCATCGAGACCATCAAGCGTGCGCTGGAAAAACGGCGGCTGATACTGGAGAACCGGCAGCTCAAGAAGGAGCTGGAGGAAAACGAAGGTCTCGACTCCAGGCTGGTGGGCACCTGCAAACCCATGCGTGAACTCAAGCGGGAGATCACCCACCTCGCCCCGACCATCGCCAACGTGCTCGTGCTGGGCGAAACAGGGACGGGCAAGGAAGTGGTGGCCCGCTCCATCCATGAACTCAGCGACCGCCGCAAGTTGCCGTATCTGGCCCTCAACTGCGCCACCATCCCTGTCAACATGGCCGAGAGCGAGCTTTTCGGCCACAAGCACGGCGCGTTCACCGGAGCGCAGAGCAGACGCATCGGCAAGCTGGAGGCGGTACAGGGCGGCACCCTCTTTCTGGACGAGCTTGGTTCCATGCCCATGGACGTGCAGGGAAAACTCCTACGCGCTCTGGAATGCCGCGAGATAACTCCGCTTGGCAGCAACACGCCTCGTCCGGTGGAGTTCCGGCTCATCTCCGCCATGAACGAAGACCCACGCAAGGCCATCGAAGAAGGTCGCCTGCGCGAGGACCTGTACTTCCGGCTGAACACCATGGAGATTACCGTGCCGCCACTTCGTGAGCGCAAGGAGGACATTCCGCTGCTCTTCTCCTTTTTCCTCGAACGCGCCGCCGACACCTACGGTCGTCCCGCCGAATCCCTTCCGTCGGAGAGCGCCGCCGTCATGATGAGCCATGAATGGCCCGGCAACGTACGCGAGCTGAAAAGCCTTGCAGAACGTTTCGTGCTTTCCAGTCTGCCGCCTGCGGAGCGAATCCCGAAGCTGCTTTCCGGCACCGTCGTGGACTGCGGGGATTCCTCGGTATCCCTCAAGGAGCAGGTCAACCTCTTTGAGCGGCACCTCATCCAGAAGTCGCTGGCGCGCCATGACGGCAACATCAAGTGCGTCATGGACGAGCTGCAAATCCCCCGGCGCACCCTCAACGAGAAGATGGCCAAATACGGCCTTTCCAGAACCTGA
- a CDS encoding sensor histidine kinase — MRYFKDSRRKALPGIMGFLSMLLVPLIVALVVQYDYLQDLERVSEERLALYERTLNSALQKHEYLPYLLAQTGIIKDLLSEGGDRIRMNSFLQSANERAESEAIYILDTDGIVIAASNWMKKTSFIGLDLSFRPYFKDAMNGAAGKFFGVGIMAGRPGFYISHPVRVNGRIVGVVATKIVLSALETLWQEGGETVFVADSNGVIVLSSRPSWKYRTLAPLSAEIRNRIHERWQFPQPKLKSLQSQSSTLLGFRETIIDKERFLKNSRSIPGMNWEITYLMNEDPLWERTLGMALTSFILVGLAILTRMFVRERSQRELSRQQALEAEKIRSMNKQLAQEIEERKRTELELREAQEELVQAGKLAALGEMATAVAHELNQPIAASKTYIASCRLMLNRGKLDELEPTLNKISDLCDRMAKVTGQLKSFVRKSSNKKTKFDLRRAVNESLTLMRHQFQVENCELQLDMPQYPIYIMGDHVRLEQVLINLFRNALDSMLHTASPVIGVEMAHENGHATILVRDNGPGIGTEIGKRLFEPFVTSKKEGVGMGLGLSISYKIIKDMGGDIRGRNRDECGAEFVLTLPVVDHDTSGAEA; from the coding sequence ATGAGATACTTCAAGGACAGCAGACGCAAAGCGCTTCCCGGCATCATGGGATTCCTCTCCATGCTGCTTGTGCCGCTGATTGTGGCGCTGGTGGTGCAGTACGACTATCTGCAGGACCTTGAACGGGTCTCCGAAGAACGGCTGGCCCTGTACGAACGCACGCTCAACTCCGCACTGCAAAAGCACGAATATCTGCCCTACCTGCTTGCGCAGACCGGCATCATCAAGGATCTGCTCTCCGAAGGGGGCGACAGGATCCGCATGAATTCCTTTCTTCAGTCGGCCAACGAGCGGGCGGAGTCCGAAGCCATTTACATTCTGGACACCGACGGCATCGTCATCGCCGCCAGCAACTGGATGAAGAAGACGAGCTTCATCGGGCTGGACCTCAGCTTCCGCCCGTATTTCAAAGACGCCATGAACGGCGCCGCGGGCAAATTCTTCGGCGTCGGCATCATGGCGGGACGACCCGGATTCTACATTTCCCACCCGGTACGCGTGAACGGACGCATCGTTGGCGTCGTGGCCACCAAGATCGTGCTGTCCGCGCTGGAAACCCTCTGGCAGGAAGGCGGTGAAACCGTATTCGTGGCGGATTCCAACGGCGTCATAGTCCTCTCCAGCCGCCCATCGTGGAAATATCGTACCCTTGCCCCCCTGTCCGCAGAGATACGCAACCGCATCCACGAACGCTGGCAGTTCCCGCAACCCAAGCTCAAGAGCCTGCAATCGCAGTCTTCCACACTGCTGGGCTTTCGGGAAACCATCATCGACAAGGAGCGGTTTCTCAAAAACTCCCGTTCCATACCCGGCATGAACTGGGAGATCACCTACCTCATGAACGAGGACCCGCTCTGGGAGCGCACGTTGGGTATGGCCCTCACCTCATTCATTCTCGTGGGGCTGGCGATTCTCACCCGCATGTTCGTGCGGGAACGCAGCCAGCGGGAACTTTCCCGACAACAGGCCCTTGAGGCGGAGAAAATCCGCAGCATGAACAAACAGCTCGCTCAGGAGATAGAGGAACGCAAACGCACGGAGCTTGAATTGCGCGAAGCGCAGGAAGAACTGGTACAGGCGGGAAAGCTTGCGGCCCTCGGCGAGATGGCCACGGCCGTGGCGCACGAGCTGAACCAGCCCATAGCGGCGTCCAAGACCTACATCGCCAGCTGCCGCCTCATGCTCAATCGCGGCAAACTCGACGAGCTGGAGCCGACGCTTAACAAGATTTCGGACCTGTGCGACCGCATGGCAAAAGTCACCGGCCAGCTGAAATCCTTCGTGCGCAAGTCATCCAACAAGAAGACCAAGTTCGACCTGCGGCGAGCCGTCAACGAATCCCTCACGCTCATGCGTCACCAATTTCAGGTGGAGAACTGCGAACTGCAGCTGGACATGCCGCAGTACCCCATCTACATCATGGGCGACCACGTCCGGCTGGAGCAGGTGCTCATCAACCTTTTCCGCAACGCGCTGGACTCCATGCTGCATACGGCCTCGCCCGTCATCGGGGTTGAGATGGCCCACGAGAACGGACACGCCACCATCCTTGTTCGTGACAACGGCCCCGGCATCGGCACGGAGATAGGCAAACGCCTCTTCGAACCGTTCGTCACCAGCAAGAAGGAAGGCGTGGGCATGGGCCTCGGCCTTTCCATCTCTTATAAAATCATCAAGGACATGGGCGGAGACATCCGTGGCAGGAACCGCGACGAATGCGGCGCGGAGTTCGTGCTGACCCTCCCCGTTGTCGATCACGATACATCCGGAGCCGAAGCATGA